The window GGTGAACTGCTAGGGGGACTGAGCAACCTTGATATCACATTTAGGGGGGCTAAGCATTGTTATTTGCATGGAAGATAAGATGATAGTAAAAAAAACTCTATGGACTGCCGGCcagcagggggggggggggctggagcccccagcACCCCCCTGGCTCCGCCGCTGACGAACAGTTAATAAGCTGAAAGCATGCAGGAAATAATCTCGTTCATCGACCGTCACCCCATGATAACACTAACTAAGAGCAAACACTGGGCTACGAAGTGGTAGTAGTAAGAACTAGAAATCGATGTGGCCAAACACGTACGGATACAAGTTACTTCTCGCTGGACACGATTGAACTGCTAATGATTGATGAAGAAACTACTTGTACGACGCGAAGGGGTGCTGGTGCTCGAAGCTGCCGCCCTGCGGCGTGCGCGACGCgctcccgccgctgctgccgctgccgggcGCGCCGTACGCGGCCGCGGATCCGTAGTACGCGGCCATGGCGTGCTCGCCGGCGTACGCGGCCTCGTACGGGTACGactggtggccgccgccgccgccgccgccgccgccgccatggtggTGCGGCATGCCGACGAACCCGTGGCCGTGGTGCGGGCcgcccggcggcgggggcatgGCGGGGGGCCCGCCGTACATGGAGGCGTGCAGCTGCATGTcgtggtggtgcggcggcgacatggcgccgggcgcgcgggaCTTGAGCGCCATgctggggtggtggtggtggtcgccgccgcgcgcggcgcccgGGACGCCGAGGCCGACGACGCCCCGCGCCTCGCCCTCGAACTCGCGGTAGCGGTGCAGGTAGACGCTGAGCGGCTCGACGTAGTCGTCGAAGCCGAGGCGGCTCATGGCCCAGAGCACGTCCTCGGCGGTGATGGTCTTGCGCTGCTCGCGCTGGCACCGCTCGTTGGCCTCCCCCGTGATGAAGCTGATGTACTCGGACACGCACTCCTGGATCGTCTCCTTGGCGTCGTCCGAGATCTTGGCGTGCGACGGCAGCACGCGCCGCATGATGCGGATCACGTTCGCGATCTGCATCAGCCGGTCCTGCTCGcgaatcggcggcggcgcctgatgctgctgcccgctgccgccggccgcggccgtgcCGTTCGCCGCGCCGGACGGAAGGAAGCCGCTGGCGGGGTCCATTGGCTGGCTACCTTAAGCTAGCTCTCGCTCGTGAACTAGGGAGTGGGGGGACTGCTACTACCTGCTCGCTTGCCCTTCTTCCTTGGCGATGTGTTCTTGTGATGTGTGAGGATACGTTaaatactccatccgttctaaattataagtcattctatgaattttggagaatcaaaatttttgaagtctgaccaaatttatataacaagataataatatttatgataccaattaattattgttagattctttattagctatatttttatagtatacctATGAAAGGACCGGTAgcgcgctctagcctaagagggggagggggtgaattaggcaaactaaaaccTTAAACCTATAGCTCCAACTATTTACGCAAAATTAAACTAAGTATGCtatttagatgtgcaactatggttatTTTAGTGTGAaatccctatcccaaaagagtttagcaacctatagcctttcctataaACAaattactctatgaaagtaaagacacacaaattgctagtatgaaatgcggaagcttaaagagagggataggagaaagcaaactcttgacgcggatgtttatcctgtggttcggttagccacaaaggcacacctacatccacgttgttgtagcactcactaagagtattgctactcggccaccaagtctcttctgtgaacacaatcacagtcactttggccccgggttccactaaggagcttctccacaaaggatggaggtctccacgtcccccgcacaaaattgtcgtcgccgctccacaccaagtcggagggtcgatgacgtgccggcgagccatcaAAGCTCCAAGGTACCGGCGCACCaaaatcttcttttggttcattcAAGAActacagcacaaaggctcaaagccttgcaatctcactcactaagagctaatcctttacacaacactctcaaagtgtgctaagg is drawn from Panicum virgatum strain AP13 chromosome 1N, P.virgatum_v5, whole genome shotgun sequence and contains these coding sequences:
- the LOC120654233 gene encoding nuclear transcription factor Y subunit B-8-like — translated: MDPASGFLPSGAANGTAAAGGSGQQHQAPPPIREQDRLMQIANVIRIMRRVLPSHAKISDDAKETIQECVSEYISFITGEANERCQREQRKTITAEDVLWAMSRLGFDDYVEPLSVYLHRYREFEGEARGVVGLGVPGAARGGDHHHHPSMALKSRAPGAMSPPHHHDMQLHASMYGGPPAMPPPPGGPHHGHGFVGMPHHHGGGGGGGGGGHQSYPYEAAYAGEHAMAAYYGSAAAYGAPGSGSSGGSASRTPQGGSFEHQHPFASYK